Proteins encoded by one window of Cellvibrio sp. KY-GH-1:
- a CDS encoding PilZ domain-containing protein: MSKEKRKHIRTPFACRIKIVHDSIGELLVKTRDISDGGVFVVLEPEQIPPVGTVVAGQVQGLMDDAPVLQMEVVRVEPVGVGLRFVHDD; this comes from the coding sequence ATGTCTAAAGAAAAACGAAAACACATCCGCACCCCTTTTGCTTGCCGCATTAAAATAGTTCACGATAGTATTGGCGAGTTGCTAGTAAAAACTCGCGATATTTCCGATGGTGGTGTATTTGTCGTTCTTGAGCCCGAGCAGATTCCTCCGGTGGGAACTGTTGTTGCTGGTCAAGTTCAGGGCCTAATGGATGATGCGCCCGTGTTGCAAATGGAAGTGGTGCGCGTAGAGCCTGTTGGCGTAGGTCTGCGCTTTGTGCACGACGATTGA
- a CDS encoding polysaccharide deacetylase family protein gives MNIRWWLLFAACWCLPANAAVVVLYHHVSNNTPKSTSISPAAFEAQMDYLADNNFTIVPLPELVEKLRKGEPLPDKTVAISFDDSYASVYESAYPRLKKRGWPFTFFVNTDSVGESKLFVSWDQLREMAKHGATIANHTSTHTHLPRNNPGESKSDYRARIRADIEKAQQKIKQEIGDAPMMLAYPFGEYDVEVQQIAKKMGYIAFGQQSGVLYEQGDLQAVPRFPFGGSFTELDDFIMKVNTKPMPTSAVSFFANKQDELENLTVRAGDRPWLVLKLSDASLLKKINCFATGQGPITVEVIDQQVWAQAKQPLSTGRTRYNCTAYSGEKGRFYWYTQQWLATDKNGNWTYKD, from the coding sequence GTGAACATTCGCTGGTGGTTATTGTTTGCAGCTTGTTGGTGTTTACCAGCAAATGCTGCGGTCGTTGTGCTTTACCACCACGTGAGCAATAACACACCCAAATCCACCAGCATTAGCCCAGCGGCGTTTGAAGCGCAGATGGATTACTTGGCCGACAACAATTTCACTATAGTTCCTTTACCAGAGCTGGTTGAAAAACTGCGCAAGGGCGAGCCACTGCCGGATAAAACTGTCGCCATCAGTTTTGATGATTCCTACGCAAGCGTTTATGAATCTGCATATCCCCGCTTAAAAAAACGCGGCTGGCCATTTACCTTTTTTGTGAATACCGATTCTGTCGGTGAATCCAAACTATTTGTCAGCTGGGATCAGTTGCGTGAAATGGCTAAGCACGGTGCTACTATTGCCAATCACACCAGCACTCACACTCATTTACCGCGCAACAATCCCGGCGAAAGCAAAAGCGATTATCGCGCGCGTATTCGCGCTGATATTGAAAAAGCCCAACAAAAAATCAAACAGGAAATTGGCGATGCCCCCATGATGCTCGCCTATCCCTTTGGTGAATATGATGTTGAGGTGCAGCAGATCGCAAAAAAAATGGGCTATATCGCATTTGGCCAGCAATCCGGGGTGCTTTACGAACAAGGCGATTTGCAAGCCGTACCGCGTTTCCCTTTCGGCGGTAGCTTTACCGAGCTGGACGATTTTATTATGAAGGTCAACACCAAGCCCATGCCCACCAGCGCGGTCAGTTTTTTTGCCAACAAACAGGATGAGTTGGAAAATCTGACGGTGCGTGCAGGTGATAGACCCTGGTTGGTATTGAAATTGAGTGATGCGAGTTTGCTGAAAAAAATAAATTGTTTTGCAACCGGTCAAGGCCCAATTACTGTAGAAGTAATTGATCAGCAAGTCTGGGCACAGGCAAAACAACCGCTGAGCACCGGGCGCACCCGTTATAACTGCACCGCGTATTCAGGAGAAAAAGGCCGCTTTTATTGGTACACGCAACAATGGCTGGCGACAGATAAAAATGGTAACTGGACTTACAAGGATTAA
- a CDS encoding ParA family protein, which translates to MPSILVVNPKGGCGKTTIATSIACHYANRQIPTVLIDRDPQKSAADWHASRPANCAVIELITLNTEEEFQADITDTVVIQDMPAGWQPNADSRLFRADKTSQLLIPILPSPVDIKAGLRFLMQLYRSGLLDKNVRAGMIANRTRAHLRFHQELMDFLQRVQIPLIGTLRDSQNYIRAMENGISIFDLPTRHVQKDLQQWQEIIEWLEPGPKT; encoded by the coding sequence ATGCCTAGTATTCTGGTAGTAAATCCCAAAGGCGGTTGTGGTAAAACCACTATCGCGACCAGCATTGCCTGCCATTACGCCAACCGTCAAATTCCTACTGTACTAATTGATCGCGACCCGCAAAAATCTGCCGCTGACTGGCATGCATCCCGCCCGGCGAATTGCGCTGTGATTGAATTAATCACATTGAACACCGAGGAAGAATTTCAAGCAGATATCACCGATACGGTGGTGATTCAAGATATGCCGGCCGGCTGGCAACCTAACGCAGACTCGCGTTTATTTCGCGCGGATAAAACCAGCCAATTACTGATTCCTATTTTGCCGTCGCCCGTCGACATCAAAGCAGGACTGCGTTTTTTAATGCAACTTTATCGCTCGGGACTGTTAGACAAAAACGTTCGCGCCGGCATGATCGCCAACCGCACTCGCGCACATTTACGGTTTCATCAGGAGCTGATGGATTTTTTACAGCGCGTACAAATTCCCTTGATTGGAACCCTGCGCGATTCACAAAATTATATTCGTGCGATGGAGAATGGAATTTCGATTTTTGATTTACCGACACGTCACGTGCAAAAAGATTTACAGCAATGGCAAGAGATTATTGAGTGGCTGGAACCGGGACCAAAAACCTGA
- a CDS encoding outer membrane beta-barrel protein, which translates to MCKQLVTPLSALLLGALASTGANADIPLDFHVSGQAVYTQVSSKSDNLTHSRFSPTVFQFKGGLEFTDGILDGIGLQGVVGVPMSDDEKNGMTVEITEQTGAYITLTNPEHEPSDLKISVLLGYASTELEYHLPRVSTEPHSDTFSGFSFGFSLQDPIIEGKPYSWTLDCVRSYNDDDLRVDGCGLGVSYAF; encoded by the coding sequence ATGTGTAAACAACTGGTTACTCCCCTGAGCGCACTGCTGTTAGGCGCTCTTGCCAGCACCGGCGCAAATGCAGACATTCCGCTGGATTTTCACGTTTCCGGCCAAGCAGTCTACACCCAGGTGTCCAGCAAATCCGATAACCTGACCCACAGCCGCTTCTCTCCGACCGTATTCCAATTTAAAGGCGGCTTGGAATTTACCGACGGCATTTTGGATGGTATCGGCCTGCAAGGTGTTGTAGGGGTTCCTATGAGCGATGACGAAAAGAACGGGATGACCGTAGAGATCACCGAGCAAACCGGAGCCTATATCACACTGACAAATCCTGAGCATGAGCCGAGTGATTTAAAAATCAGTGTACTGCTAGGCTACGCATCAACTGAGCTTGAATATCACCTGCCACGTGTTAGTACAGAACCGCATAGCGATACCTTTTCCGGTTTTAGCTTCGGCTTTTCCCTGCAAGATCCGATTATTGAAGGAAAGCCTTATTCGTGGACACTGGATTGTGTTCGCTCTTACAACGATGATGATTTACGAGTAGATGGCTGCGGCCTGGGAGTTAGCTATGCGTTCTAA
- a CDS encoding glucosaminidase domain-containing protein, with the protein MNKHASQWFLGLSLIAFPLATLVLVIGLMSTPLQQVFMDEDELTSSTLLPDFAAIDQTPERKEQFLAMLRPLVEEKNTKLLQSRERLLKIKAERDSSQTISGVNKRNLEKLREKFHVTYETYPDDAKAVDILLLRVDSIPSAMVLAQAAVESGWGTSRFAEEAHNLFGHWCYKPGCGIVPSKRSTHAKHEVKKFNNVEESLTAYFNNINTHNAYRPWRQLRAQLRDQPAAFTGHAMVAELGKYSGRGSAYIHELRTVIRSNDLE; encoded by the coding sequence ATGAACAAACACGCTTCACAATGGTTTCTCGGTCTTTCGCTTATCGCCTTCCCACTGGCGACACTGGTACTGGTCATAGGGCTGATGAGTACACCCCTACAGCAAGTCTTTATGGACGAGGATGAACTTACCAGCAGCACCCTTTTGCCTGACTTTGCCGCTATCGACCAAACGCCGGAGCGCAAGGAACAATTCCTGGCTATGTTGCGCCCCTTGGTAGAAGAAAAAAATACCAAGTTATTACAATCGCGCGAGCGTTTATTAAAAATCAAAGCCGAGCGGGACAGTTCACAAACTATTAGCGGCGTGAACAAACGCAATTTGGAAAAGCTACGCGAAAAATTTCATGTGACTTATGAAACCTATCCGGATGATGCGAAAGCGGTTGATATTTTATTGCTGCGCGTGGATAGCATTCCCTCCGCGATGGTACTGGCGCAAGCGGCGGTGGAATCCGGTTGGGGCACCTCGCGTTTTGCGGAAGAAGCCCACAATTTATTTGGTCACTGGTGTTATAAACCCGGCTGCGGCATAGTGCCGAGCAAGCGCTCGACACACGCCAAGCACGAAGTTAAAAAGTTTAACAATGTGGAAGAATCGCTTACGGCATACTTCAACAACATAAATACCCACAATGCCTATCGCCCCTGGCGCCAACTGCGCGCACAGTTGCGCGACCAGCCAGCGGCCTTTACCGGCCATGCAATGGTGGCAGAACTGGGCAAATATTCCGGACGCGGCAGTGCCTATATCCACGAATTGCGCACAGTGATCCGCAGTAACGATCTTGAGTAA